One part of the Theropithecus gelada isolate Dixy chromosome 5, Tgel_1.0, whole genome shotgun sequence genome encodes these proteins:
- the POU4F2 gene encoding POU domain, class 4, transcription factor 2 isoform X2 — translation MMSLNSKQAFSMPHGGSLHVEPKYSALHSGSEAMRRACLPTPQLQSNIFGGLDESLLARAEALAAVDIVSQSKSHHHHPPHHSPFKPDATYHTMNTIPCTSAASSSSVPISHPSALAGTHHHHHHHHHHHHQPHQALEGELLEHLSPGLALGAMAGPDGAVVSTPAHAPHMATMNPMHQAALSMAHAHGLPSHMGCMSDVDADPRDLEAFAERFKQRRIKLGVTQADVGSALANLKIPGVGSLSQSTICRFESLTLSHNNMIALKPILQAWLEEAEKSHREKLTKPELFNGAEKKRKRTSIAAPEKRSLEAYFAIQPRPSSEKIAAIAEKLDLKKNVVRVWFCNQRQKQKRMKYSAGI, via the exons atgatgtccCTGAACAGCAAGCAGGCGTTTAGCATGCCGCACGGCGGCAGCCTGCACGTGGAGCCCAAGTACTCGGCACTGCACAGC GGCTCGGAGGCTATGCGAAGAGCCTGTCTTCCAACCCC GCAATTGCAGAGCAATATATTCGGTGGGCTGGATGAGAGTCTGCTGGCCCGCGCCGAGGCTCTGGCAGCCGTGGACATCGTTTCCCAGAGCAAGAGCCACCACCACCATCCGCCCCACCACAGCCCTTTCAAACCGGACGCCACCTACCACACTATGAACACCATCCCGTGCACGTCGGCCGCCTCTTCTTCGTCGGTGCCCATCTCGCACCCTTCCGCGCtggcaggcacgcaccaccaccaccaccatcaccaccaccatcaccaccaaccgCACCAGGCGCTGGAGGGCGAGCTGCTGGAGCACCTGAGTCCCGGGCTGGCCCTGGGCGCTATGGCGGGCCCGGACGGCGCTGTGGTGTCCACGCCGGCTCACGCGCCGCACATGGCCACCATGAACCCCATGCACCAAGCAGCGCTCAGCATGGCCCACGCGCACGGGCTGCCGTCGCACATGGGCTGCATGAGCGACGTGGACGCCGACCCGCGGGACCTGGAGGCATTCGCCGAGCGCTTCAAGCAGCGACGCATCAAGCTGGGGGTGACCCAGGCAGATGTGGGCTCCGCGCTGGCCAACCTCAAGATCCCCGGCGTGGGCTCGCTTAGCCAGAGCACCATCTGCAGGTTCGAGTCCCTCACACTGTCGCACAATAACATGATCGCGCTCAAACCCATCCTGCAGGCATGGCTCGAGGAGGCCGAGAAGTCCCACCGCGAGAAGCTCACTAAGCCTGAGCTCTTCAATGGCGCGGAGAAGAAGCGCAAGCGCACGTCCATCGCTGCGCCAGAGAAGCGCTCGCTCGAAGCCTACTTTGCCATTCAGCCTCGGCCCTCCTCTGAAAAGATCGCCGCCATCGCGGAGAAGCTGGACCTGAAGAAAAACGTGGTGCGCGTCTGGTTCTGcaaccagaggcagaaacagaaaagaatgaaatattccGCCGGCATTTAG
- the POU4F2 gene encoding POU domain, class 4, transcription factor 2 isoform X1, whose amino-acid sequence MMMMSLNSKQAFSMPHGGSLHVEPKYSALHSTSPGSTAPTAPSASSPSSSSNAGGGGGGGGGGGGRSSSSSSSGSSGSGGGGSEAMRRACLPTPPSNIFGGLDESLLARAEALAAVDIVSQSKSHHHHPPHHSPFKPDATYHTMNTIPCTSAASSSSVPISHPSALAGTHHHHHHHHHHHHQPHQALEGELLEHLSPGLALGAMAGPDGAVVSTPAHAPHMATMNPMHQAALSMAHAHGLPSHMGCMSDVDADPRDLEAFAERFKQRRIKLGVTQADVGSALANLKIPGVGSLSQSTICRFESLTLSHNNMIALKPILQAWLEEAEKSHREKLTKPELFNGAEKKRKRTSIAAPEKRSLEAYFAIQPRPSSEKIAAIAEKLDLKKNVVRVWFCNQRQKQKRMKYSAGI is encoded by the exons atgatgatgatgtccCTGAACAGCAAGCAGGCGTTTAGCATGCCGCACGGCGGCAGCCTGCACGTGGAGCCCAAGTACTCGGCACTGCACAGCACCTCGCCGGGCTCCACGGCTCCCACTGCGCCCTCGGCCAGCTCCCCTAGCAGCTCGAGCAACGCTGGTGGCGgtggaggcggcggcggcggcggcggaggccGGAGCAGCAGctccagcagcagtggcagcagcggTAGCGGCGGCGGGGGCTCGGAGGCTATGCGAAGAGCCTGTCTTCCAACCCCACCG AGCAATATATTCGGTGGGCTGGATGAGAGTCTGCTGGCCCGCGCCGAGGCTCTGGCAGCCGTGGACATCGTTTCCCAGAGCAAGAGCCACCACCACCATCCGCCCCACCACAGCCCTTTCAAACCGGACGCCACCTACCACACTATGAACACCATCCCGTGCACGTCGGCCGCCTCTTCTTCGTCGGTGCCCATCTCGCACCCTTCCGCGCtggcaggcacgcaccaccaccaccaccatcaccaccaccatcaccaccaaccgCACCAGGCGCTGGAGGGCGAGCTGCTGGAGCACCTGAGTCCCGGGCTGGCCCTGGGCGCTATGGCGGGCCCGGACGGCGCTGTGGTGTCCACGCCGGCTCACGCGCCGCACATGGCCACCATGAACCCCATGCACCAAGCAGCGCTCAGCATGGCCCACGCGCACGGGCTGCCGTCGCACATGGGCTGCATGAGCGACGTGGACGCCGACCCGCGGGACCTGGAGGCATTCGCCGAGCGCTTCAAGCAGCGACGCATCAAGCTGGGGGTGACCCAGGCAGATGTGGGCTCCGCGCTGGCCAACCTCAAGATCCCCGGCGTGGGCTCGCTTAGCCAGAGCACCATCTGCAGGTTCGAGTCCCTCACACTGTCGCACAATAACATGATCGCGCTCAAACCCATCCTGCAGGCATGGCTCGAGGAGGCCGAGAAGTCCCACCGCGAGAAGCTCACTAAGCCTGAGCTCTTCAATGGCGCGGAGAAGAAGCGCAAGCGCACGTCCATCGCTGCGCCAGAGAAGCGCTCGCTCGAAGCCTACTTTGCCATTCAGCCTCGGCCCTCCTCTGAAAAGATCGCCGCCATCGCGGAGAAGCTGGACCTGAAGAAAAACGTGGTGCGCGTCTGGTTCTGcaaccagaggcagaaacagaaaagaatgaaatattccGCCGGCATTTAG